The following are from one region of the Prionailurus bengalensis isolate Pbe53 chromosome A2, Fcat_Pben_1.1_paternal_pri, whole genome shotgun sequence genome:
- the LOC122487007 gene encoding olfactory receptor 7A5-like: MEPGNITRISKFLLLGFSERPELQPFIFGLFLSMYLITVFGNLLIILAVSSDSHLHTPMYFFLANLSFVDICFTSTTVPKILWNIQTQSKVITYEDCITQMNFFIAFAGMDDFLLSVMAYDRFVAICHPLQYMVIMNPRLCGLLVLVSWITSVLYSLVHTLMVLRLSFCTEVVIPHFFCEINQMIQLACSDTFLNNVVMYLAAMLLAGGPLGGILYSYSKIVSSICGISSAQGKYKAFSTCASHLSVVSLFYCTSLGVYLSSAATQSSDSSATASVMYTVVTPMLNPFIYSLRNRDIKRALKRILGIQ; the protein is encoded by the coding sequence ATGGAACCAGGAAATATTACACGGATATCAAAATTTCTTCTCCTGGGATTTTCAGAGAGACCAGAACTGCAGCCCTTCATATTTGGACTTTTCCTCTCCATGTACCTGATCACTGTGTTTGGCAACCTGCTCATCATCCTGGCCGTCAGCTCTGACTCCCACCTCCAcacgcccatgtacttcttcctggccaacctGTCCTTTGTAGACATCTGCTTCACCTCCACCACTGTCCCAAAGATTCTCTGGAACATCCAGACTCAGAGCAAAGTCATAACCTATGAAGACTGTATCACACAAATGAACTTTTTCATAGCCTTTGCGGGGATGGACGACTTTCTCCTGAGTGTGATGGCCTATGACAGGtttgtggccatctgtcaccccCTGCAATACATGGTCATCATGAACCCCCGGCTCTGTGGGCTGCTGGTTCTGGTGTCCTGGATCACGAGTGTCCTGTATTCCTTGGTACACACCTTAATGGTGTTGCGGCTGTCCTTCTGTACAGAAGTAGTGATCCcccactttttctgtgaaatcAATCAGATGATCCAACTTGCCTGTTCTGACACCTTTCTTAATAACGTGGTGATGTACCTTGCAGCTATGCTGCTGGCTGGAGGTCCCCTTGGTGGGATCCTTTACTCTTATTCTAAGATAGTTTCATCCATATGTGGGATCTCATCAGCTCAGGGCAAGTATAAAGCATTTTCCACCTGTGCATCTCACCTCTCGGTTGTCTCCTTATTTTATTGTACGAGCCTAGGAGTGTACCTCAGCTCTGCTGCTACCCAGAGCTCCGACTCAAGTGCCACAGCCTCGGTGATGTACACGGTGGTCAcgcccatgctgaaccccttcatctaTAGCCTGAGGAACAGAGACATAAAGAGGGCTCTGAAAAGAATACTTGGAATCCAGTGA
- the LOC122486568 gene encoding olfactory receptor-like protein OLF4, which produces MEPGNDTRTSEFLLLGFSEGPELQPLVFELFLSMYLITVFGNLLIILAVSSDSRLHTPMYFFLANLSFVDICITSTTVPKMLWNIQTQSKVITYEDCITQVNFFIIFSGLDICLLAIMAYDRFVAICHPLHYTVIMNPRLCALLVLMSWITSVLHSLLQTSMVLRLSFCTGLEIPHFFCELNQMIQLACSDTFLNNLVMYFAAILVGGGPFVGILYSYSKIVSSIRGISSALGKYKAFSTCASHLSVVSLFYCTGLGVYLSSAATQSSDSSATASVMYAVVTPMLNPFIYSLRNRDIKRALKRFSAMAVRKGPIVLQLKNFPGLQASRS; this is translated from the coding sequence ATGGAACCAGGAAATGATACACGGACATCAGAATTTCTGCTTCTGGGGTTTTCAGAGGGTCCAGAACTGCAGCCCCTCGTATTTGAGCTTTTCCTCTCCATGTACCTGATCACTGTGTTTGGCAACCTGCTCATCATCCTGGCCGTCAGCTCTGACTCCCGCCTCCAcacgcccatgtacttcttcctggccaacctGTCCTTTGTAGACATCTGCATCACCTCCACCACCGTCCCGAAGATGCTCTGGAACATCCAGACACAGAGCAAAGTCATAACCTATGAGGACTGCATCACACAGGTGAACTTTTTCATAATCTTTTCAGGATTGGACATCTGCCTCCTGGCCATTATGGCCTATGACAGGtttgtggccatctgtcaccccTTACACTACACGGTCATCATGAACCCCCGGCTCTGTGCACTGCTGGTCCTGATGTCCTGGATCACGAGTGTCCTGCATTCCTTGTTGCAAACTTCAATGGTGTTGCGGCTGTCCTTCTGTACAGGCTTGGAAATCCcccactttttctgtgaactcAATCAGATGATCCAACTTGCCTGTTCTGACACCTTTCTTAATAACTTGGTGATGTATTTTGCAGCTATCCTAGTGGGTGGCGGTCCTTTCGTTGGGATCCTTTACTCTTACTCCAAGATAGTTTCCTCCATACGTGGGATTTCATCAGCTCTGGGCAAGTATAAGGCATTTTCCACCTGTGCATCTCACCTCTCGGTTGTCTCTCTATTTTATTGTACTGGCCTGGGAGTGTACCTCAGCTCTGCTGCTACCCAGAGCTCCGACTCAAGTGCCACAGCCTCGGTGATGTATGCGGTGGTCAcgcccatgctgaaccccttcatctacagcctgaggaacagagACATAAAGAGGGCTCTGAAGAGATTCTCTGCGATGGCAGTTAGAAAAGGTCCAATTGTCCTGCAGTTGAAGAATTTCCCAGGATTGCAAGCCTCAAGGTCTTAG
- the LOC122486570 gene encoding olfactory receptor 7A10-like has protein sequence MYLITVFGNLLIILAISTDPNLHTPMYFFLANLSFVDICFTSTTVPKMLVNIQTQSKVITYAGCITQIYFLILFAVMDIFLLSVMAYDRFVAICHPLHYTIIMNPWLCGLLVLVSWITVVSLFYCTLLGVYLSSAATHSSRSSATASVMYTVVTPMLNPFIYSLRNKDMKRALKAFFGKETLTWPIVIRLKKCL, from the exons ATGTACCTGATCACTGTGTTTGGGAACCTGCTCATCATCttggccatcagcacagaccccaacctccacacgcccatgtacttcttcctggccaacctGTCCTTTGTAGACATCTGCTTCACCTCTACCACCGTCCCAAAGATGCTGGTGAACATCCAGACTCAGAGCAAAGTCATAACCTATGCAGGCTGTAtcacacagatttattttctcatactCTTTGCTGTGATGGACATCTTCCTCCTGAgtgtgatggcctatgaccggtttgtggccatctgtcaccccCTGCACTACACGATCATCATGAACCCCTGGCTCTGTGGGCTGCTGGTTCTTGTGTCCTGGATCA CGGTTGTCTCCTTATTTTATTGTACGTTGCTCGGCGTGTACCTTAGCTCTGCTGCTACCCACAGCTCACGGTCAAGTGCCACAGCCTCGGTGATGTACACGGTGGTCACacccatgctgaaccccttcatctacaGCTTGAGgaacaaagacatgaaaagggCTCTGAAAGCATTCTTTGGGAAGGAGACCCTTACATGGCCAATCGTGATAAGATTGAAGAAGTGCCTCTGA